The following proteins come from a genomic window of Streptomyces sp. Sge12:
- a CDS encoding alpha-hydroxy-acid oxidizing protein, with translation MTNTTTAPPAPSAPAGRTSGWIRTPHARPDATARLVCFPHAGGAANAFTALSAGLPEDIELLAVQYPGRQDRRAEPCAEDVSELAAGVAAALASRSDRPLFLLGHSMGALVAFETARLLEEHGRVARLFVSAARPPAQDWEEPDLTLVGDEELVAGLRQLGGIPEPLLRDPEIVAEVLRLLRADHRALLRHRCPEGTAVAAPVTVLLAAADPKNSLEQMADWARHTTGGQDLVTLSGGHFSLVERPGESGPILTHHIRADLARAEQVPAPADASADASARKEPLADLVREILLDGLEGRAPKLSTDLTTLEAAAREVMSPDAYAYVAGTAGSGATGRAGREAFDRVRLVPRMLRGTRRTDTSVTLFGQRLPVPVLLAPLAAQQVAHPEGETATARAAAAAGVPMVLSTFASRTLEEVAAEAGDGPRWFQLYLPSDRAVGESLVRRAEASGYSAIVVTVDATHLGFRPAELDRGYSPFLRGTGIANFTADPAFRASLPAAADATATVLRWAQISTDPTLTWADLARLRRLTRLPLLVKGILHPDDARLALEHGADGVVVSTHGGRQLDGGVPALEALPGVRAAVGPDVPVLLDSGIRTGSDVVKALALGADAVLYGRPYVYGLALDGRRGVEHVLRCLLTDLGLALALTGCASLADVGPGLLFPREPVGAYGTHPLARTTSDAPGSSGTPENGERR, from the coding sequence ATGACCAACACCACCACGGCCCCGCCGGCCCCGTCGGCGCCGGCCGGCCGTACCTCCGGGTGGATCCGCACCCCGCACGCCCGGCCGGACGCGACCGCCCGCCTCGTGTGCTTCCCGCACGCGGGCGGGGCGGCGAACGCCTTCACCGCGCTGTCGGCGGGGCTGCCCGAGGACATCGAGCTGCTCGCCGTCCAGTACCCCGGCCGCCAGGACCGGCGCGCCGAGCCCTGCGCCGAGGACGTCTCCGAGCTGGCCGCCGGAGTGGCCGCGGCCCTCGCCTCCCGGTCCGACCGGCCGCTGTTCCTCCTCGGCCACAGCATGGGCGCCCTCGTCGCCTTCGAGACGGCCCGCCTCCTCGAGGAACACGGCCGTGTGGCACGGCTGTTCGTGTCGGCGGCCCGGCCGCCGGCGCAGGACTGGGAGGAACCCGACCTGACCCTCGTCGGTGACGAGGAGCTGGTGGCGGGGCTGCGGCAGCTCGGCGGCATCCCCGAACCGCTGCTGCGGGACCCGGAGATCGTCGCCGAGGTGCTGCGGCTGCTGCGGGCCGACCACCGGGCGCTGCTGCGCCACCGCTGCCCGGAGGGGACCGCCGTGGCGGCCCCCGTCACCGTGCTGCTCGCGGCGGCGGACCCGAAGAACTCCCTGGAGCAGATGGCCGACTGGGCCCGGCACACCACCGGTGGGCAGGACCTCGTGACGCTGTCCGGCGGGCACTTCTCGCTCGTCGAACGCCCCGGGGAGAGCGGGCCGATCCTCACCCACCACATCCGTGCGGACCTGGCACGGGCCGAGCAGGTGCCCGCCCCGGCGGACGCGTCGGCGGACGCGTCGGCCCGGAAGGAACCCCTGGCCGACCTGGTGCGGGAGATCCTGCTCGACGGTCTCGAAGGCCGCGCCCCGAAGCTGTCCACCGACCTGACCACCCTGGAGGCCGCGGCCCGCGAGGTGATGTCCCCGGACGCCTACGCCTACGTGGCGGGCACCGCCGGGTCCGGCGCGACCGGCCGCGCGGGCCGCGAGGCCTTCGACCGGGTGCGGCTCGTCCCGCGGATGCTGCGCGGCACGCGCCGCACGGACACCTCGGTGACCCTGTTCGGGCAGCGGCTGCCGGTGCCCGTCCTGCTGGCGCCGCTGGCCGCGCAGCAGGTGGCGCACCCCGAGGGCGAGACGGCCACGGCGCGGGCGGCCGCGGCCGCCGGGGTGCCGATGGTGCTGTCGACCTTCGCCTCCCGGACCCTGGAGGAGGTGGCCGCGGAGGCGGGGGACGGGCCGCGCTGGTTCCAGCTGTACCTGCCCTCGGACCGGGCGGTGGGCGAGTCCCTGGTACGGCGCGCCGAGGCGAGCGGCTACAGCGCGATCGTCGTCACCGTCGACGCCACCCATCTCGGCTTCCGCCCGGCGGAACTCGACCGCGGCTACTCGCCGTTCCTGCGCGGCACCGGCATCGCGAACTTCACGGCCGACCCCGCCTTCCGGGCCTCGCTGCCCGCCGCGGCGGACGCCACCGCGACCGTCCTGCGCTGGGCGCAGATCTCCACCGACCCCACCCTCACCTGGGCGGACCTGGCCCGGCTGCGGCGGCTGACCCGGCTGCCGCTGCTGGTCAAGGGCATCCTGCACCCGGACGACGCCCGGCTGGCGCTGGAGCACGGCGCGGACGGCGTGGTGGTCTCCACGCACGGCGGCCGCCAGCTCGACGGCGGCGTGCCCGCCCTGGAGGCGCTGCCCGGGGTGCGCGCCGCGGTCGGCCCGGACGTACCGGTGCTGCTGGACTCCGGGATCCGTACCGGCAGTGACGTGGTCAAGGCCCTGGCCCTCGGCGCGGACGCCGTCCTGTACGGCAGGCCGTACGTGTACGGGCTCGCGCTCGACGGCCGGCGCGGCGTGGAGCACGTCCTGCGCTGCCTGCTCACCGACCTCGGCCTGGCCCTGGCCCTCACCGGCTGCGCGTCCCTCGCGGACGTCGGCCCCGGGCTGCTTTTCCCGCGCGAGCCCGTGGGTGCGTACGGTACGCACCCCCTCGCGCGCACCACCTCGGACGCCCCCGGGTCCAGCGGGACCCCGGAGAACGGAGAACGGCGATGA
- a CDS encoding thioesterase II family protein translates to MKRTYGPGSDPTGWLRQYHRPPAGAPTLVVFPHAGGSATGYYTLSSALSDSAEVLNVQYPGRQDRLGERCVDDIGEMADRVVEALLPRVDGPLVLFGHSLGSIVAYEVALRLEAMHPDRAPIGVIVSGRPAAAIHLSRGLSLLGDDDLASSISDLSGTPPELLADKDLMSAVLPSLRADFKAAESYRGAAGTRLACPLYAYSGAQDHNVPRAGLERWSEHTASGFRVRYFEGGHFYLQSQEPEVARAMAEDLRAFAAASLVGSGR, encoded by the coding sequence ATGAAGCGCACCTACGGGCCGGGCTCCGACCCGACGGGCTGGCTGCGGCAGTACCACCGGCCGCCGGCCGGTGCCCCGACGCTGGTGGTCTTCCCCCACGCGGGCGGCTCGGCGACGGGCTACTACACCCTGTCCTCGGCGCTGTCCGACAGCGCCGAGGTGCTCAACGTGCAGTATCCGGGGCGTCAGGACCGGCTCGGCGAGCGCTGCGTCGACGACATCGGGGAGATGGCCGACCGGGTCGTCGAGGCCCTGCTCCCCCGGGTGGACGGGCCGCTGGTCCTGTTCGGGCACAGCCTGGGTTCGATCGTCGCGTACGAGGTGGCGCTGCGGCTGGAGGCCATGCACCCGGACCGCGCGCCGATCGGCGTGATCGTCTCGGGGCGCCCCGCGGCCGCCATCCACCTGAGCCGGGGCCTGTCCCTGCTGGGGGACGACGACCTCGCCTCGTCGATCTCCGACCTGTCCGGCACCCCGCCGGAGCTGCTGGCCGACAAGGACCTGATGTCGGCCGTACTGCCGTCCCTGCGCGCCGACTTCAAGGCGGCGGAGAGCTACCGAGGCGCGGCGGGCACCCGGCTGGCCTGCCCCCTGTACGCCTACTCGGGCGCGCAGGACCACAACGTGCCGCGGGCCGGGCTGGAGCGGTGGAGCGAGCACACGGCGTCCGGGTTCAGGGTCCGGTACTTCGAGGGCGGCCACTTCTACCTGCAGTCGCAGGAGCCGGAGGTGGCCCGGGCGATGGCGGAGGACCTGCGTGCCTTCGCCGCGGCCTCCCTGGTCGGCAGCGGCCGCTGA
- a CDS encoding DUF2637 domain-containing protein has protein sequence MTGLKHTPAARPPKQASGGHRRSPSKAPVVTLLRTGSLFTAVLVAVIAAVVSILSGLAICDTLRHSAGLHTARAVVGWWPLLIYGPWMVASLSILRSALHQRRALHSWSIVLLFSTLATLLCVAQAPRTIAAGTSSALPAVAALACFQQLVRQITLTRPPRQAAPRHRNAPASVLGHATTAGRRQDGVPPGYAAAERKAVRSPSGGRGFGYGA, from the coding sequence GTGACGGGGCTGAAGCACACGCCTGCCGCCCGGCCGCCCAAACAGGCCTCCGGCGGGCACCGCCGGAGCCCGTCGAAGGCACCGGTCGTGACCCTGCTGCGAACGGGCAGCCTGTTCACAGCCGTGCTGGTCGCCGTCATCGCCGCCGTGGTGAGCATCCTCAGCGGGTTGGCCATCTGTGACACCCTGCGCCACAGTGCCGGACTCCACACGGCCCGCGCAGTGGTCGGCTGGTGGCCCCTGCTGATCTACGGCCCCTGGATGGTCGCTTCCCTGTCCATTCTCAGATCCGCGCTGCACCAGCGCCGCGCGCTGCATTCCTGGTCCATCGTGCTGCTGTTCTCCACCCTGGCCACGCTTCTGTGCGTGGCCCAGGCGCCCAGAACGATCGCTGCCGGGACGTCCTCCGCGCTTCCCGCGGTCGCCGCCCTGGCCTGCTTCCAGCAGCTGGTACGCCAGATCACCCTCACGCGGCCGCCCCGCCAGGCTGCGCCGCGGCACCGCAACGCGCCCGCCTCGGTGCTCGGGCACGCGACCACGGCCGGGCGCCGCCAGGACGGTGTCCCTCCCGGCTACGCCGCGGCGGAGCGGAAGGCCGTCCGCTCTCCGTCCGGGGGGCGTGGATTCGGGTACGGCGCATGA
- a CDS encoding cytochrome P450: MTAPTLPVAELAAAADPAALDLTDPQTFDDNDPHEMWRPYRAHNPVFWHAPRGGNPGFWVFTKYDDIMAAYRDNKRYTSEQGNVLSTLLLGEDSAAGKMLAVTDGPRHREIRNLMMKSFSPRVLTPVVENVQKLTDRLISEAVEIGELDFVTAVADRIPIHTIGDLMGIPAEDREQLVDWNAQTLSRYSADDGEEVSLMARNEIVLYISGLMAERRRNPGEDVLSTLATATIDGEPLSEEEIIYNAYSLILGGDESSRATASGIVHAFSQHDDQWRRLKNAEVTLESATEEVMRWTTPTMHFGRYALVDIPIRDHVVKAGEIVTLWNSSANFDEDAFVDPYTFDLGRTPNKHVSFGHGPHFCLGAYLGRVHMISMLESLRTRVADIELLAPPTRLFSNFANGHATLKVRLTGERSA; this comes from the coding sequence ATGACTGCCCCCACCCTTCCGGTGGCCGAACTCGCCGCCGCGGCCGACCCGGCGGCCCTCGACCTCACCGACCCGCAGACGTTCGACGACAACGACCCCCACGAGATGTGGCGGCCCTACCGCGCCCACAACCCGGTGTTCTGGCACGCCCCCAGGGGCGGCAACCCCGGCTTCTGGGTCTTCACCAAGTACGACGACATCATGGCCGCCTACCGCGACAACAAGCGGTACACCTCCGAGCAGGGCAATGTGCTCAGCACCCTGCTGCTCGGCGAGGACTCCGCCGCCGGGAAGATGCTCGCCGTCACCGACGGCCCGCGGCACCGCGAGATCCGCAACCTGATGATGAAGTCCTTCTCCCCGCGCGTCCTGACCCCCGTCGTGGAGAACGTCCAGAAGCTCACCGACCGGCTGATCTCAGAAGCCGTCGAGATCGGCGAACTGGACTTCGTCACCGCGGTCGCCGACCGGATCCCCATCCACACCATCGGCGACCTCATGGGCATCCCCGCCGAGGACCGCGAACAGCTCGTGGACTGGAACGCGCAGACCCTGTCCCGGTACAGCGCCGACGACGGCGAAGAAGTGTCGCTGATGGCGCGCAACGAGATCGTGCTCTACATCTCCGGCCTGATGGCGGAGCGCCGCCGCAACCCGGGCGAGGACGTCCTCAGCACACTGGCCACCGCCACCATCGACGGCGAACCGCTCAGCGAAGAGGAGATCATATACAACGCCTACAGCCTGATCCTGGGCGGCGACGAGTCGAGCAGGGCCACAGCCTCCGGCATCGTGCACGCCTTCAGCCAGCACGACGACCAGTGGCGCCGGCTGAAGAACGCCGAGGTCACCCTGGAGAGCGCCACCGAGGAGGTCATGCGGTGGACCACCCCCACCATGCACTTCGGCCGGTACGCCCTCGTCGACATCCCGATCCGCGACCACGTCGTCAAGGCCGGCGAGATCGTCACGCTGTGGAACAGCTCCGCCAACTTCGACGAGGACGCCTTCGTCGACCCGTACACCTTCGACCTGGGGCGCACGCCCAACAAGCACGTCAGCTTCGGCCACGGCCCGCACTTCTGCCTCGGCGCCTACCTGGGCCGCGTCCACATGATCTCCATGCTGGAGTCGCTGCGCACCCGGGTCGCCGACATCGAACTGCTGGCCCCGCCCACCCGCCTGTTCTCCAACTTCGCCAACGGCCACGCCACCTTGAAGGTCCGCCTCACCGGCGAGCGCTCCGCCTGA
- a CDS encoding non-ribosomal peptide synthetase: MTDGTTDGRAHEAAGGDRLPLTLGQELIRSAHRHGPGPAAAHTRHPVLALRLTGSLDRAELTSALRRLVARHEPLRTTFTETGGAPAQHVWPAGPLELEFTDLEPVPADTRPERLDARIAELAARPYDLTSGPLLRSLLIRLGATEHVLVLAAHRIAVDTRSEAILTTELAELYAAAVSGRPARLPELPVRYAQYAAEQRARVTDAELAAQLDHWRGHLAGLPALRLPTDRARSRARGAAAARHTFRVPEHTARGIAETAAAHGGTLFAGLFTACQVLFSRHTGQEDLALGTRASGRTRPVLDTLVGAFDNPLLLRARVRPEAPFTELLAGTCATLAEGLAHQDVPFEQVRRTLGEGKDAGDTPGVQVMVVLRDAAEAAEPAQTPALAVRAFPPPGVPAEFDITVEFTPTTAGDLDVVLDYDSALFDAVTVEVLARHLSVLLGAAAADPTRSVEDLPLADAEELRLLTTEWAVNRADFPSDRCVHELVAEQARLRPDAVAVTAGLETLTYAELDARANQLAHLLVAYGVAPGTFIAVCLPRGPELVTALLAVLKAGCAYLPLNPDYPGDRLGFMLSDAGVPLCLTESWLTGKLPVADTRMIALDEQYAAVAELPTVAPRVAVTADDPAYIMYTSGSTGTPKGAVIGHRSVVRLFCNADWVSLGPDDVMAQGSDVTFDAATLEIWGPLLAGGRMVVIDKDTLLDPAELTAALRRHGVTTLFVTTAVFNQIVAADPYAFGALRHVLFGGEAANSVRVSEVLAAAPPQRLVNLYGPTETAVLGTWHLIREADENLTVPIGRAVANTTAYVLDDRLRPAPIGVAGELFIAGPGVAQGYLNRPELTADRFLDNPHGEAPDHRMYRTGDLVRWTSAGVIEYVGRADHQVKVRGYRIEPGEIELVLQQHPRVGVALVVALADGEHKRLVGYVTHAVPGQPPQPAELREFVSDRLPVHMVPSALVCLEQFPLTPSGKVDRKALPAPEHAPAAPASALEPRTGTERLLVQIWSDVLGIPTVSVTDNFYELGGDSILGIRVVARAKKAGLVISAKDVFRKQTIAELATTAVPAEAAA; encoded by the coding sequence ATGACCGACGGGACGACCGACGGCAGGGCCCACGAGGCGGCCGGCGGCGACCGGCTGCCGCTCACCCTCGGGCAGGAGCTCATCCGGTCCGCCCACCGGCACGGGCCCGGACCCGCAGCGGCGCACACCCGCCACCCGGTCCTCGCCCTCCGGCTGACCGGCAGCCTCGACCGGGCCGAACTGACCTCGGCGCTGCGCCGGCTGGTGGCCCGGCACGAACCGCTGCGCACCACCTTCACCGAGACCGGCGGCGCCCCGGCACAGCACGTCTGGCCGGCCGGGCCGCTGGAGCTGGAGTTCACCGACCTCGAGCCGGTACCCGCCGACACCCGGCCGGAGCGGCTCGACGCCCGCATCGCCGAACTCGCCGCGAGACCCTACGACCTCACCTCCGGCCCGCTGCTGCGCTCGCTGTTGATCCGCCTCGGCGCCACCGAGCACGTACTGGTCCTCGCCGCCCACCGCATCGCCGTGGACACCCGCTCCGAGGCCATCCTCACCACCGAACTCGCCGAGCTGTACGCGGCGGCCGTCTCCGGCCGGCCCGCCCGGCTGCCCGAACTCCCGGTCCGCTACGCCCAGTACGCGGCCGAGCAGCGCGCCCGCGTCACCGACGCCGAACTCGCGGCCCAGCTCGACCACTGGCGCGGCCACCTCGCCGGCCTGCCCGCACTGCGGCTGCCCACCGACCGCGCCCGGTCCCGGGCGCGCGGCGCCGCCGCGGCCCGGCACACCTTCCGGGTACCGGAGCACACCGCGCGCGGGATCGCCGAGACGGCCGCCGCGCACGGCGGCACCCTGTTCGCGGGTCTGTTCACCGCCTGCCAGGTGCTGTTCTCCCGGCACACCGGCCAGGAGGACCTGGCCCTCGGCACCCGGGCGAGCGGCCGCACCCGGCCGGTGCTCGACACCCTGGTCGGTGCCTTCGACAACCCCCTCCTACTGCGCGCCCGCGTACGGCCCGAGGCACCCTTCACCGAACTCCTCGCCGGGACCTGCGCCACCCTCGCCGAGGGCCTCGCCCACCAGGACGTGCCCTTCGAACAGGTCCGCCGCACCCTGGGCGAGGGCAAGGACGCCGGCGACACCCCCGGCGTCCAGGTGATGGTCGTGCTGCGCGACGCCGCCGAGGCGGCCGAGCCCGCACAGACCCCCGCACTCGCCGTGCGCGCCTTCCCACCGCCCGGGGTGCCCGCGGAGTTCGACATCACCGTGGAGTTCACCCCAACCACCGCCGGCGACCTGGACGTCGTACTGGACTACGACAGCGCGCTGTTCGACGCCGTCACCGTGGAGGTGCTGGCCCGCCACCTGTCGGTGCTGCTCGGCGCCGCCGCGGCCGACCCCACCCGCTCCGTGGAGGACCTGCCGCTCGCCGACGCGGAAGAACTGCGCCTGCTCACCACCGAATGGGCGGTCAACCGGGCCGACTTTCCCTCGGACCGGTGCGTGCACGAGCTCGTCGCCGAACAGGCCCGGCTGCGCCCGGACGCGGTCGCCGTCACCGCGGGCCTGGAGACGCTCACCTACGCCGAACTGGACGCCCGCGCCAACCAGCTGGCCCACCTGCTCGTCGCCTACGGGGTCGCACCGGGCACCTTCATCGCCGTCTGCCTGCCCCGCGGCCCCGAACTCGTCACCGCGCTGCTCGCCGTCCTGAAGGCCGGCTGCGCCTACCTGCCGCTGAACCCCGACTACCCCGGGGACCGGCTCGGCTTCATGCTCTCCGACGCCGGGGTACCGCTGTGCCTCACCGAGTCCTGGCTGACCGGCAAACTCCCGGTCGCCGACACCCGGATGATCGCGCTGGACGAGCAGTACGCGGCCGTCGCCGAGCTGCCGACCGTGGCCCCGCGGGTCGCGGTCACCGCCGACGACCCCGCCTACATCATGTACACCTCGGGCTCCACCGGCACGCCCAAGGGCGCCGTGATCGGACACCGCTCGGTCGTCCGGCTGTTCTGCAACGCCGACTGGGTCTCGCTCGGCCCGGACGACGTCATGGCCCAGGGCTCCGACGTCACCTTCGACGCGGCCACTTTGGAGATCTGGGGACCCCTGCTCGCGGGCGGCCGGATGGTCGTCATCGACAAGGACACCCTCCTGGACCCGGCCGAGCTCACGGCCGCCCTGCGCCGGCACGGCGTCACCACCCTGTTCGTGACGACCGCCGTGTTCAACCAGATCGTCGCCGCCGACCCGTACGCCTTCGGCGCACTGCGCCACGTGCTCTTCGGCGGCGAGGCGGCCAACTCGGTGCGCGTGTCCGAAGTACTGGCGGCCGCCCCGCCGCAGCGGCTCGTGAACCTGTACGGACCGACCGAGACCGCGGTCCTCGGCACCTGGCACCTCATCCGCGAGGCCGACGAGAACCTGACCGTCCCCATCGGCCGGGCCGTCGCCAACACCACGGCCTACGTCCTCGACGACCGGCTCCGGCCGGCGCCGATCGGAGTGGCCGGCGAACTGTTCATCGCCGGCCCCGGAGTGGCCCAGGGCTACCTCAACCGACCCGAACTGACCGCCGACCGCTTCCTGGACAATCCGCACGGGGAGGCCCCGGACCACCGCATGTACCGCACCGGCGACCTGGTGCGCTGGACCAGCGCGGGAGTCATCGAGTACGTGGGCCGCGCCGACCACCAGGTCAAGGTCCGCGGCTACCGCATCGAGCCGGGCGAGATCGAGCTCGTGCTCCAGCAGCACCCCCGGGTCGGGGTCGCCCTGGTCGTGGCCCTCGCCGACGGCGAGCACAAGCGCCTCGTCGGCTACGTGACCCACGCCGTGCCCGGACAGCCCCCGCAGCCGGCAGAGCTGCGGGAGTTCGTCTCGGACCGGCTGCCCGTCCACATGGTGCCGTCCGCCCTGGTGTGCCTGGAGCAGTTCCCGCTCACCCCGAGCGGCAAGGTCGACCGCAAGGCCCTGCCCGCCCCCGAGCACGCCCCGGCGGCGCCCGCCAGCGCCCTGGAGCCCCGTACCGGCACCGAGCGGCTGCTCGTCCAGATCTGGTCCGACGTGCTCGGCATCCCGACCGTGTCGGTCACCGACAACTTCTACGAGCTGGGCGGGGACTCGATCCTCGGCATCCGGGTGGTGGCCAGGGCGAAGAAGGCCGGGCTGGTGATCTCCGCCAAGGACGTGTTCCGCAAGCAGACGATCGCCGAACTCGCCACCACCGCCGTGCCGGCCGAAGCCGCCGCCTGA
- a CDS encoding NAD(P)/FAD-dependent oxidoreductase, whose translation MTHYDVIVVGARCAGAPAAMLLARAGYRVLMVERGTFPKDTLSTLYIHQPGVAALARWGLLPAVVATGAPALDHVRHTHGDIRLEGCSWAADGQGAAYAPRRYLLDPILAQGAVDAGVEFRENCSVSDLVFDGDRVVGVRLGPSAGGAVERATLVIGADGMRSTVAAKAGAPLLVEDPAATCAYYSYWSGLEPGFRLFDTPGHWVGTVPTNDGATLVAGYFPQDQFHSVRGDALNALLTNVEKTAPELREEMAGGARLERVYGTGDQRNFFRQATGAGWALIGDAGHHKDSITARGITDGFHQAQLLADCIGDGLHDPERLRVALDTFAEQRLEDLLPHYHATLKTARLDPPPHHLDLLRAIATSRDLTDRYFSTLSGVCPIDEFVTPELLDLMEETEMKGLNG comes from the coding sequence TTGACCCACTACGACGTGATTGTGGTCGGCGCGCGGTGCGCCGGGGCTCCGGCCGCGATGCTGCTCGCGCGCGCCGGCTACCGGGTGCTCATGGTCGAGCGCGGGACCTTCCCCAAGGACACCCTCTCCACGCTCTACATCCATCAGCCCGGAGTCGCCGCCCTCGCCCGCTGGGGCCTGCTGCCCGCCGTGGTGGCCACCGGCGCCCCCGCCCTCGACCACGTCCGCCACACCCACGGCGACATCCGGCTCGAGGGCTGCTCCTGGGCCGCCGACGGACAGGGCGCCGCCTACGCGCCGCGTCGCTACCTGCTCGACCCGATCCTCGCGCAGGGCGCCGTCGACGCGGGCGTCGAGTTCCGCGAGAACTGCTCGGTCAGCGACCTCGTCTTCGACGGCGACCGCGTCGTCGGCGTCCGGCTCGGCCCCTCCGCGGGCGGCGCCGTCGAGCGGGCCACCCTCGTCATCGGCGCCGACGGAATGCGCTCGACCGTGGCCGCGAAGGCCGGCGCCCCCCTCCTCGTCGAGGACCCGGCCGCCACCTGCGCCTACTACTCCTACTGGTCCGGACTCGAACCCGGCTTCCGGCTGTTCGACACGCCCGGCCACTGGGTCGGCACCGTACCGACCAACGACGGCGCGACTCTCGTGGCCGGCTACTTCCCGCAGGACCAGTTCCACAGCGTCCGCGGCGACGCCCTGAACGCCCTGCTCACGAACGTCGAGAAGACCGCTCCCGAGCTGCGGGAGGAAATGGCGGGCGGCGCCCGCCTGGAGCGCGTCTACGGCACCGGCGACCAGCGCAACTTCTTCCGGCAGGCCACCGGGGCGGGCTGGGCGCTCATCGGCGACGCCGGCCACCACAAGGACTCGATCACCGCACGCGGCATCACCGACGGCTTCCACCAGGCCCAGCTCCTCGCGGACTGCATCGGCGACGGGCTGCACGACCCCGAGCGGCTGCGCGTGGCCCTGGACACCTTCGCCGAGCAGCGGCTGGAAGACCTCCTGCCCCACTACCACGCCACCTTGAAGACGGCCCGCCTGGACCCGCCGCCCCACCACTTGGACCTGCTGCGCGCCATCGCCACCAGCCGGGACCTGACGGACCGCTACTTCTCCACGCTGTCCGGTGTCTGCCCGATCGACGAATTCGTCACCCCCGAACTGCTCGACCTGATGGAAGAGACGGAAATGAAAGGACTGAACGGATGA
- a CDS encoding cytochrome P450 produces MSTTTSPVEKWEMHPRHFWLRGIQPEKPVVYDPEVGMWHVYGYPETLEILSDPGTYSSAVAARYVSPEQAAVAFDGNLTQADPPEHQQLRKLVGRTFTLKMVAELESRITALTHELLDEIEGDTFDLAEALAYPLPVIVICDMLGIPREDRDLLKEWADQSLMASAQLTTHQGDQAQEESLDTQAEAAMAMGFYILDLVTQRRAEPQDDLLSRLCEAEVDGERLTDRQIVNFANLLISAGHITTTMLLGNTILCLDAFPDVDERVREDRSLVPTLLEESLRYLSPLAAGYRVTTRDVEIGGVTVPEGDVLEVWFSAANRDARVFDDPDVFDPARTPNPQIGFGRGIHFCLGAPLARLEGRVAMNILFDRFPKLRVDPDQKPTFLTSPEFTGVWKLPIRVD; encoded by the coding sequence ATGAGCACCACGACCAGTCCCGTCGAGAAGTGGGAGATGCACCCGCGGCACTTCTGGCTGCGCGGCATCCAGCCCGAGAAGCCGGTGGTGTACGACCCCGAGGTCGGGATGTGGCACGTCTACGGATACCCGGAGACCCTGGAGATCCTCAGCGATCCCGGGACCTACTCCTCCGCGGTGGCCGCGCGCTACGTCAGCCCCGAACAGGCCGCCGTCGCCTTCGACGGCAACCTGACCCAGGCGGACCCGCCCGAGCACCAGCAGCTGCGCAAGCTGGTCGGCCGCACCTTCACCCTGAAGATGGTGGCCGAGCTCGAGTCACGCATCACCGCCCTCACCCACGAGCTCCTCGACGAGATCGAGGGCGACACCTTCGACCTCGCCGAGGCGCTCGCCTACCCGCTGCCCGTGATCGTCATCTGCGACATGCTCGGGATCCCGCGCGAGGACCGCGACCTCCTCAAGGAGTGGGCGGACCAGTCCCTGATGGCGAGCGCCCAGCTCACCACCCACCAGGGCGACCAGGCACAGGAGGAGTCCCTCGACACCCAGGCCGAAGCGGCCATGGCGATGGGCTTCTACATCCTGGACCTGGTCACCCAACGGCGGGCCGAACCGCAGGACGACCTGCTGTCACGGCTCTGCGAGGCCGAGGTGGACGGGGAACGGCTGACCGACCGGCAGATCGTCAACTTCGCCAACCTGCTGATCTCGGCCGGCCACATCACCACCACCATGCTGCTGGGCAACACGATCCTGTGCCTGGACGCCTTCCCGGACGTCGACGAGCGGGTCCGCGAGGACCGCTCGCTCGTGCCCACCCTGCTGGAGGAGTCGCTGCGCTACCTGAGCCCGCTCGCGGCGGGCTACCGGGTCACCACGCGCGACGTCGAGATCGGCGGAGTGACAGTCCCCGAGGGCGACGTCCTGGAGGTGTGGTTCTCGGCCGCCAACCGCGACGCCCGGGTCTTCGACGACCCGGACGTCTTCGACCCGGCCCGCACACCCAACCCGCAGATCGGCTTCGGCCGGGGCATCCACTTCTGCCTCGGCGCCCCGCTGGCCCGGCTGGAGGGCCGGGTGGCCATGAACATCCTGTTCGACCGCTTCCCGAAGCTGCGCGTGGACCCGGACCAGAAGCCGACCTTCCTCACCTCCCCGGAGTTCACCGGGGTCTGGAAGCTGCCGATCCGCGTCGACTGA